A single Streptococcus thermophilus DNA region contains:
- the rpiA gene encoding ribose-5-phosphate isomerase RpiA gives MDELKKLAGVYAAGFVEDGMVVGLGTGSTAYFFVEEIGRRIKEEGLSVVGVTTSSQTTKQAEGLGIPLKSVDDIDSIDVTVDGADEVDPQLNGIKGGGGALLMEKIVATPTKKYIWVVDESKMVDQLGAFKLPVEVVQYGADRLYLDFESKGYKPSFRVTEQGDRFVTDMKNFIIDLDLGKINNPVALGDELKAMTGVVEHGLFNGMVNKVIVAGKDGVKIVEVKD, from the coding sequence ATGGATGAATTAAAAAAGCTCGCCGGTGTATACGCTGCTGGATTTGTTGAAGATGGCATGGTTGTTGGACTAGGTACTGGCTCAACAGCTTATTTCTTTGTAGAGGAGATTGGTCGTCGAATAAAGGAGGAAGGTCTCAGTGTAGTAGGTGTAACGACGTCTAGTCAAACAACGAAGCAAGCTGAAGGTCTAGGTATTCCTTTGAAATCAGTGGATGATATTGATAGTATTGATGTTACCGTTGATGGCGCCGACGAAGTAGATCCTCAACTCAACGGCATTAAAGGTGGCGGTGGTGCCCTCTTGATGGAAAAAATCGTTGCCACACCTACGAAAAAGTACATCTGGGTAGTTGATGAGTCTAAGATGGTTGATCAACTTGGTGCTTTTAAATTACCAGTCGAAGTTGTTCAATATGGCGCTGATCGCTTGTATCTCGACTTTGAATCTAAGGGCTATAAGCCATCATTCCGAGTAACTGAACAAGGTGATCGCTTTGTTACAGATATGAAGAACTTTATTATTGATTTGGATCTCGGCAAAATTAATAACCCAGTTGCTTTAGGTGACGAACTAAAAGCTATGACTGGTGTTGTTGAACATGGCTTATTCAATGGAATGGTTAATAAGGTTATCGTCGCTGGAAAAGATGGTGTTAAGATTGTTGAGGTTAAGGATTAG
- a CDS encoding phosphopentomutase gives MSKFNRMHLIVLDSVGIGAAPDANNFVNAGVPDGASDTLGHISKTVGLNVPNMAKLGLGNIPREQPLKTVPAESNPTGYATKLEEVSLGKDTMTGHWEIMGLNITEPFDTFWNGFPEEILTQIEEFSGRKVIRESNRPYSGTAVIDDFGPRQMETGELIIYTSADPVLQIAAHEDIIPVEELYRICEFARSITLERPALLGRIIARPYVGEPGNFTRTSNRRDLAISPFAPTVLDKLNEAGIDTYSVGKISDIFNGEGINHDMGHNKSNNHGVDNLIKAMTSEDFKHGFSFTNLVDFDALYGHRRNPQGYRDCLHEFDERLPEIIAAMKEDDLLMITADHGNDPTYAGTDHTREYIPFLAYSPSFKCSGLIPVGHFADISATIADNFGVEKAMIGESFLDKLV, from the coding sequence ATGTCCAAATTTAATCGAATGCATTTAATCGTTCTTGATTCAGTAGGTATTGGTGCAGCTCCAGATGCTAATAATTTTGTCAATGCTGGTGTTCCTGACGGAGCTTCAGATACCCTTGGACATATTTCTAAAACTGTTGGTTTGAATGTGCCAAACATGGCTAAACTTGGTCTTGGAAATATTCCTCGCGAACAACCCTTGAAAACTGTTCCAGCTGAAAGCAATCCAACTGGTTACGCAACTAAGTTAGAAGAAGTCTCTCTTGGAAAAGATACCATGACAGGTCACTGGGAAATCATGGGACTTAATATTACAGAACCTTTTGATACTTTCTGGAATGGATTCCCAGAGGAAATTCTTACTCAAATTGAAGAATTCTCAGGACGTAAGGTTATTCGTGAATCCAATAGACCTTATTCTGGTACAGCAGTTATCGATGACTTCGGACCACGCCAAATGGAAACTGGTGAGTTAATTATTTATACATCAGCTGACCCGGTTCTTCAAATCGCAGCTCACGAAGATATTATTCCTGTTGAAGAATTGTATCGTATTTGTGAATTTGCTCGTTCTATCACTTTGGAACGTCCAGCTCTTCTTGGTCGTATCATTGCTCGTCCTTACGTTGGTGAGCCTGGGAACTTTACTCGTACATCTAACCGTCGTGACTTGGCTATTTCACCATTTGCTCCAACTGTTTTGGACAAATTGAACGAAGCAGGAATTGACACTTACTCAGTTGGTAAGATTAGTGATATCTTCAATGGTGAAGGTATCAACCACGATATGGGTCATAACAAATCAAATAACCACGGTGTGGACAATTTGATTAAGGCTATGACATCAGAAGACTTTAAACATGGTTTCTCTTTCACAAACTTGGTAGACTTTGATGCCCTTTACGGACATCGTCGTAATCCACAGGGCTACCGCGATTGCTTGCATGAATTTGACGAGCGCTTGCCTGAAATTATCGCTGCAATGAAAGAAGATGATCTCTTGATGATCACTGCAGACCATGGTAATGACCCAACTTATGCTGGTACAGACCATACTCGTGAATACATCCCATTCTTGGCTTACAGCCCTTCCTTCAAATGTAGTGGCTTGATTCCAGTTGGACATTTCGCTGATATCTCAGCAACAATTGCGGATAACTTCGGTGTTGAGAAAGCGATGATTGGTGAAAGTTTCTTGGATAAACTTGTCTAA
- a CDS encoding purine-nucleoside phosphorylase, protein MSLLEKIRVTQTFLESKGIEKPEFGLILGSGLGELADEIQDAIVIDYADIPNWGKSTVVGHAGKLVYGTLSGRKVLALQGRFHFYEGNPLEVVTFPVRVMKALGCEGVIVTNAAGGIGFGPGTLMAITDHINMTGQNPLIGKNLDDFGPRFPDMSKAYTPAYREIAHKVADKLGIKLEEGVYLGVTGPTYETPAEIRAFKSLGADAVGMSTVPEVIVAAHSDLKVLGISCISNFAAGLQEELNHEEVVEVTERIKGDFKGLLKAILSKL, encoded by the coding sequence ATGTCACTACTTGAAAAAATTAGAGTTACGCAAACCTTTTTGGAAAGCAAAGGAATTGAAAAACCTGAGTTTGGTTTGATTTTGGGTTCTGGACTTGGAGAATTGGCTGATGAGATCCAAGATGCTATTGTAATCGATTACGCAGATATTCCAAACTGGGGGAAATCAACAGTAGTCGGTCATGCAGGTAAACTTGTATATGGTACTTTGTCTGGACGTAAGGTATTGGCTCTTCAAGGACGTTTCCATTTTTATGAAGGAAATCCTCTTGAAGTGGTAACTTTCCCTGTACGTGTTATGAAAGCTCTTGGTTGTGAAGGTGTTATTGTAACTAATGCTGCTGGTGGTATTGGCTTCGGTCCTGGTACTTTGATGGCTATTACTGACCATATCAATATGACTGGTCAGAACCCATTGATCGGTAAAAACTTGGATGACTTTGGCCCACGTTTCCCAGATATGTCTAAAGCTTACACTCCAGCCTACCGCGAAATTGCTCATAAAGTGGCTGATAAACTTGGAATCAAGTTGGAAGAAGGGGTTTATCTTGGAGTAACTGGTCCAACTTATGAAACTCCTGCTGAAATTCGTGCCTTCAAGTCATTGGGGGCAGATGCTGTTGGTATGTCAACAGTTCCTGAGGTTATCGTCGCAGCACATTCTGACTTGAAAGTTCTGGGTATTTCATGTATCTCTAACTTTGCAGCTGGTTTGCAAGAAGAATTGAACCACGAAGAAGTTGTAGAAGTAACTGAACGCATTAAGGGAGACTTCAAAGGATTGCTTAAAGCTATTTTGTCGAAACTCTAA
- the deoD gene encoding purine-nucleoside phosphorylase, whose protein sequence is MSIHIAAKQDEIADKILLPGDPLRAKFIAENFLEDAVCFNEVRNMFGYTGTYKGERVSVMGTGMGMPSISIYARELIVDYGVKKLIRVGTAGSLNEDVHVRELVLAQAAATNSNIIRNDWPQYDFPQIANFNLLDKAYHIAKNFGMTTHVGNVLSSDVFYSNYFEKNIELGKWGVKAVEMEAAALYYLAAQHQVDALAIMTISDSLVNPDEDTTAEERQNTFTDMMKVGLETLIAD, encoded by the coding sequence ATGTCTATCCATATTGCTGCTAAGCAAGATGAAATTGCTGATAAAATTCTCCTACCTGGAGATCCTTTACGAGCGAAATTCATTGCCGAAAATTTCCTTGAAGATGCTGTGTGTTTCAACGAAGTACGTAACATGTTTGGTTACACAGGAACATACAAGGGTGAACGTGTCTCAGTAATGGGAACAGGGATGGGGATGCCTTCTATCTCTATCTATGCACGTGAGCTCATTGTTGACTACGGTGTCAAAAAATTAATTCGCGTAGGAACTGCTGGCTCTTTGAATGAGGATGTTCACGTTCGTGAGTTGGTTCTAGCACAAGCTGCAGCAACTAACTCTAATATTATTCGTAATGACTGGCCTCAATACGACTTTCCTCAAATTGCAAATTTCAATCTCTTGGATAAGGCTTATCACATCGCCAAAAATTTTGGTATGACAACACATGTTGGTAATGTTCTATCTTCTGATGTTTTCTACTCAAATTATTTTGAAAAAAATATTGAACTTGGGAAATGGGGCGTGAAGGCTGTCGAAATGGAAGCAGCAGCACTTTACTACCTTGCAGCCCAACACCAAGTAGATGCTCTGGCTATTATGACTATTTCTGATAGTTTGGTAAATCCAGATGAGGACACAACAGCTGAGGAACGTCAAAATACTTTCACTGACATGATGAAAGTTGGTCTTGAAACACTAATTGCAGACTAG
- a CDS encoding LCP family protein translates to MSSHMKRKQKRTSNRSWGMVNVGLTILYAILALVLLFTMFNYNFLSFRFLNIIITIGLLVVLAISIFLQKTKKSPLVTTVVLVIFSLVSLVGIFGFKQMIDITNRMNQTAAFSEVEMIIVVPKESDIKDVSQLTSVQAPTKVDKNNIEILMSALKKDKKVDVKVDDVASYQEAYDNLKSGKSKAMVLSGSYASLLESVDSNFASNLKTIYTYKIKKKNNNSAKQVDSKVFNIYISGIDTYGSISTVSRSDVNIIMTVNMNTHKILLTTTPRDAYVKIPGGGADQYDKLTHAGIYGVETSEQTLEDLYGIKIDYYARINFTSFLKLIDQLGGVTVHNDQAFTSLHGKFDFPVGDIQMNSEQALGFVRERYSLDGGDNDRGKNQEKVISAIVNKLASLKSVSNFTSIVNNLQDSVQTNISLDTINALANTQLDSGSKFTVTSQAVTGTGSTGQLTSYAMPNSSLYMMKLDNSSVASASQAIKNLMEEK, encoded by the coding sequence ATGAGTTCGCATATGAAACGTAAGCAGAAACGGACGAGTAATAGATCGTGGGGGATGGTCAACGTTGGGTTGACCATTCTGTATGCTATTTTAGCATTGGTCTTATTATTCACCATGTTCAATTATAATTTCCTATCCTTTAGGTTTTTGAACATCATTATCACTATTGGTTTGTTGGTAGTTCTTGCTATTAGCATCTTCCTTCAGAAGACTAAGAAATCACCACTAGTGACAACGGTTGTATTGGTTATCTTCTCGCTAGTTTCTCTGGTTGGTATTTTTGGTTTTAAACAAATGATTGACATCACTAACCGTATGAATCAGACGGCAGCTTTTTCTGAAGTAGAAATGATTATCGTGGTTCCTAAGGAAAGTGACATCAAAGATGTGAGCCAGCTTACTAGCGTACAGGCACCTACTAAGGTTGATAAGAACAATATCGAGATATTGATGTCAGCTCTCAAAAAAGATAAAAAAGTTGATGTTAAAGTTGATGATGTTGCCTCATATCAAGAAGCTTATGATAATCTCAAGTCTGGCAAATCTAAAGCTATGGTCTTGAGTGGCTCTTATGCTAGCCTATTAGAGTCTGTCGATAGTAACTTTGCTTCAAATCTAAAAACAATTTATACTTATAAAATTAAAAAGAAGAATAACAACTCTGCAAAACAAGTAGATTCAAAAGTCTTCAATATTTATATTAGTGGTATTGATACCTACGGTTCGATTTCAACAGTGTCACGTTCAGATGTCAATATCATTATGACAGTAAACATGAATACACATAAGATTCTATTGACGACTACTCCACGTGATGCATACGTTAAGATTCCTGGTGGTGGGGCAGACCAGTATGATAAATTAACCCACGCAGGTATTTATGGCGTTGAAACATCTGAACAAACTCTGGAAGATCTATATGGTATTAAGATTGATTACTATGCACGAATTAACTTCACATCTTTCCTTAAGTTGATTGACCAACTTGGTGGTGTGACAGTCCATAATGATCAAGCTTTCACAAGTCTTCATGGGAAGTTTGATTTCCCAGTTGGAGATATCCAAATGAATTCAGAGCAAGCACTTGGATTTGTTCGTGAACGCTATAGTTTAGATGGCGGAGATAATGACCGTGGTAAAAACCAGGAGAAAGTCATTTCTGCGATTGTAAACAAGTTGGCTTCTCTAAAGTCTGTATCAAACTTTACTTCAATCGTTAATAATCTCCAAGACTCTGTTCAGACAAATATTTCTTTGGATACCATTAATGCTTTGGCTAATACACAACTTGATTCAGGCTCTAAATTTACAGTAACGTCTCAAGCAGTAACTGGTACAGGTTC